The following are encoded in a window of Streptomyces sp. Go-475 genomic DNA:
- a CDS encoding FAD-dependent monooxygenase, with protein MCVKVACVGGGPAGLYLSILLKRQDPSHDITVHERDPEGSTYGWGVTYWRGLLDRLHAQDPESARALDAGSVRWSDGVAHVGDLTARHTGDQGHGIGRHRLLEILAARARELGVRLEYASEPDPGALSDADLVVAADGVHSALRTRHAAHFGTRLTTGRNPYVWLGTTKVFDAFTFAFVETRHGWIWCYGYAYGTDRSTCVVECAPATWTGLGLDRAGEAEGRALLESLFAHVLDGHPLLGRPGGTSWQTFRTLTNRTWHHGNLVLLGDAAHTTHYSIGAGTTLALEDAIALAAALREPAALPRALARYEHERKAALVPLQSAARCSAQWYENLPRYIHLPPERMFALLGQRHSPLLPHVPPQLYYRLDRAAGRLEALRRFKRWLGPKVARTVHARELTGRP; from the coding sequence GTGTGCGTGAAGGTCGCCTGTGTCGGTGGCGGGCCCGCCGGTCTGTATCTCTCGATCCTGCTCAAGCGGCAGGACCCGTCCCACGACATCACCGTCCACGAACGCGACCCGGAGGGCTCCACCTACGGCTGGGGCGTGACGTACTGGCGCGGACTGCTGGACCGACTCCACGCCCAGGACCCCGAGTCGGCGCGCGCCCTGGACGCCGGCTCCGTCCGGTGGTCCGACGGCGTCGCCCACGTGGGGGACCTGACGGCCCGGCACACCGGCGACCAGGGCCACGGCATCGGCCGCCACCGCCTCCTGGAGATCCTCGCCGCCCGGGCCCGCGAGCTCGGCGTGCGACTGGAGTACGCGTCCGAGCCCGACCCCGGGGCACTGTCCGACGCCGACCTGGTCGTCGCGGCCGACGGCGTCCACAGCGCCCTGCGCACCCGCCACGCGGCGCACTTCGGCACCCGGCTCACGACCGGCCGCAACCCCTACGTCTGGCTCGGCACCACCAAGGTCTTCGACGCCTTCACCTTCGCCTTCGTGGAGACCCGCCACGGCTGGATCTGGTGCTACGGCTACGCCTACGGCACCGACCGCAGCACCTGCGTCGTCGAGTGCGCACCCGCCACCTGGACCGGACTCGGGCTCGACCGCGCCGGCGAGGCCGAGGGGCGGGCCCTGCTGGAGAGCCTCTTCGCCCACGTCCTGGACGGCCACCCCCTGCTCGGCCGCCCCGGCGGCACCTCGTGGCAGACCTTCCGCACCCTCACGAACCGCACCTGGCACCACGGCAACCTCGTCCTGCTCGGCGACGCCGCCCACACCACCCACTACTCCATCGGCGCCGGCACCACCCTCGCCCTGGAGGACGCGATCGCCCTGGCGGCGGCGCTGCGCGAGCCCGCCGCGCTTCCGCGGGCCCTGGCCCGCTACGAACACGAACGCAAGGCGGCCCTCGTCCCCCTGCAGAGCGCGGCCCGCTGCAGCGCCCAGTGGTACGAGAACCTGCCGCGCTACATCCACCTGCCGCCGGAGCGCATGTTCGCCCTGCTCGGCCAGCGCCACTCACCCCTGCTGCCCCACGTCCCGCCGCAGCTGTACTACCGGCTCGACCGGGCGGCCGGGCGACTGGAGGCACTGCGCCGGTTCAAGCGCTGGCTGGGCCCGAAGGTCGCGCGGACCGTACACGCCCGGGAGCTGACCGGCCGCCCGTAG
- a CDS encoding tyrosinase cofactor, with amino-acid sequence MPELSRRRALTAAAALATAAGTVPALAPAATAAGHHGSPASFDEVYKGRRIQGRPASGSGHHHHGAGYAVFVDGVELHVMRNADGSWISVVSHYDPVATPRAAAQAAVDELQGAPLLPFPAN; translated from the coding sequence ATGCCGGAACTCAGCCGACGCCGCGCGCTCACCGCCGCGGCCGCCCTCGCCACCGCCGCCGGAACCGTGCCGGCCCTGGCTCCGGCCGCGACCGCCGCCGGGCACCACGGCTCCCCCGCGTCCTTCGACGAGGTCTACAAGGGCCGCCGCATACAGGGCCGGCCGGCGTCCGGGTCCGGTCACCACCACCACGGCGCGGGCTACGCGGTGTTCGTCGACGGCGTGGAGCTGCACGTGATGCGCAACGCCGACGGCAGCTGGATCAGCGTCGTCAGCCACTACGACCCGGTGGCCACGCCGCGCGCCGCCGCCCAGGCCGCGGTGGACGAGCTGCAGGGCGCGCCCCTGCTGCCCTTCCCCGCCAACTGA
- a CDS encoding tyrosinase family protein, with product MAVRKNQSALTADEKRRFVAALIELKRTGRYDEFVTTHNAFIVSDTDNGERTGHRSPSFLPWHRRFLLEFERALQSVDASVSLPYWDWTVDRTPRASLWAPDFLGGTGRERDGRVTDGPFAASSGNWPINVRVDGRTFLRRSLGSGGRELPTRAEVDSVLAMPTYDMAPWNSGSDGFRNHLEGWRGVNLHNRVHVWVGGQMATGVSPNDPVFWLHHAYIDKLWADWQRRHPGSGYLPAAGTPNVVDLRETMRPWHDMTPADLLDHTPHYTFDV from the coding sequence ATGGCTGTCCGCAAGAACCAGTCCGCCCTGACCGCCGACGAGAAGCGGCGTTTCGTCGCCGCCCTGATCGAGCTGAAGCGCACCGGCCGCTACGACGAGTTCGTCACCACGCACAACGCGTTCATCGTCTCCGACACCGACAACGGCGAGCGGACGGGCCACCGCTCCCCGTCCTTCCTGCCCTGGCACCGAAGATTCCTCCTGGAGTTCGAGCGGGCGCTGCAGTCGGTGGACGCGTCGGTGAGCCTGCCGTACTGGGACTGGACCGTCGACCGCACGCCGCGCGCCTCGCTGTGGGCGCCCGACTTCCTCGGGGGGACCGGGCGCGAGCGGGACGGCCGGGTGACGGACGGGCCGTTCGCCGCGTCGAGCGGGAACTGGCCGATCAACGTGCGGGTCGACGGCCGTACGTTCCTGCGCCGCTCCCTGGGGTCCGGGGGCCGCGAGCTGCCGACGCGGGCCGAGGTCGACTCGGTGCTGGCGATGCCGACGTACGACATGGCGCCCTGGAACAGCGGCTCGGACGGTTTCCGCAACCACCTCGAAGGGTGGCGGGGCGTCAATCTGCACAACCGCGTCCACGTCTGGGTCGGCGGGCAGATGGCCACCGGGGTCTCCCCCAACGACCCGGTGTTCTGGCTGCACCACGCGTACATAGACAAGCTGTGGGCCGACTGGCAGCGGCGCCACCCCGGCTCCGGCTATCTGCCGGCCGCGGGCACGCCGAACGTGGTCGACCTGCGCGAGACGATGCGGCCGTGGCACGACATGACCCCGGCGGACCTGCTGGACCACACGCCGCACTACACGTTCGACGTCTAG
- a CDS encoding ribonuclease H — MIVPMGERVVAACDGASKGNPGPAGWAWVVADASETPERWEAGPLGRATNNVAELTALERLLAATDPDVPLEIRMDSQYAMKAVTTWLPGWKRNGWKTAAGKPVANQDLVVRIDELLDGRSVEFRYVPAHQVGGDRLNDFADRAASQAATVQEPAGSGLGSPEPPPAPDTPAKAPRSRPRGGAARAAKTSTAKGSSRTIKAKFPGRCQCGRSYAAGEPIAKNDSGWGHPECRTATTV, encoded by the coding sequence ATGATCGTGCCCATGGGTGAACGTGTTGTGGCCGCGTGCGACGGTGCTTCGAAGGGAAACCCCGGGCCCGCGGGCTGGGCCTGGGTCGTCGCCGACGCTTCCGAGACGCCGGAGCGGTGGGAGGCGGGGCCCCTCGGCAGGGCCACCAACAACGTCGCCGAACTGACCGCGCTGGAGCGCCTGCTGGCGGCGACCGACCCGGACGTGCCGCTGGAGATCCGCATGGACTCGCAGTACGCGATGAAGGCCGTCACCACCTGGCTGCCCGGCTGGAAGCGCAACGGCTGGAAGACGGCCGCCGGCAAGCCGGTCGCCAACCAGGACCTCGTCGTGCGCATCGACGAACTGCTCGACGGCCGCTCGGTCGAGTTCCGCTACGTCCCCGCCCACCAGGTCGGCGGCGACCGGCTCAACGACTTCGCCGACCGCGCCGCCAGCCAGGCCGCGACCGTCCAGGAGCCCGCGGGCAGCGGCCTCGGTTCCCCCGAGCCGCCGCCCGCCCCGGACACCCCGGCCAAGGCCCCGCGCTCCCGCCCGCGCGGCGGCGCGGCCCGCGCCGCGAAGACCTCCACGGCGAAGGGCTCCTCGCGCACGATCAAGGCGAAGTTCCCCGGCCGCTGCCAGTGCGGTCGCTCCTACGCGGCCGGCGAGCCCATCGCCAAGAACGACAGCGGCTGGGGCCACCCCGAGTGCCGCACGGCCACGACCGTCTGA